The Cherax quadricarinatus isolate ZL_2023a chromosome 31, ASM3850222v1, whole genome shotgun sequence genome contains a region encoding:
- the Lerp gene encoding cation-independent mannose-6-phosphate receptor isoform X1, with protein sequence MYLRVVFLAVYLGISGVYSVSDLCQVTDGAQLYDVSELADRDYWKVTETLHTGIDERRVFYLSLCHGLRNAPSVCAGNATGVCVVKHEGGNNTQPQVVVSNAGQLPTTGIRVAEEGWLEYAYDSGQPCPHRGGGKTYKTSVNLICPSDVHYGASGPVFMSSRGCDFLFAWMTKAACPKKLDAQDPTSCTVKFSNSDQVLNLHALHSSSFYTVKRAESTYEINICGAVTNGSCGRGDATICNVKNGSNPVVLGTTKNMNLEWEEERLILFYKQEGHSVEIELYCDRSRTTPHIYFVSSNESTTIFSLKTFAVCAPKPPECVVEDDDGNVFDLRPLYKSQGNWEVLDTRRENKNDMYHINICGEVNEGTFYHCPLGPAFACQTSVGREASYNLGFIASHPYVNKDGSITVLYTGGDTCKNGQHTRSTRINLVCNPVEHHPMLVEETETCEYVFNWLTPVACPRHVRKGSACQVVDPLYENLYDLNPLRNENKDYNITDGEHNYLVNLCGPLVTSCKGGTSGICQIKGDEEYSAGLATSNVTFNDGTLTMNFANGSGGCEGDNTRSTQIIFLCDQEENGRDGPHFLHETSCTYYFLWRTRHACPPFRVVDCSVFTSDGMVYDLNELSSPNMNEEYFNPGDSRKFVLNVCRSIVHSKSSRCPYNAAACVIDLKHENKSVNIGEVHSGPYLEDGNLKLKYTGGEFCGNSSKRYETVIEFKCDKDELYPYPQLIGEENCKYLFEWKTSVACPVSTETTTTSEINAENCTVSNSYTGYNFDLNSLKRDTGYEVQDSEGLHLVLNVCAEVSQEKCSKKGAAACSFMHNSETNIVNAGQANANLHFLPGFLFLHYTGGDECSNATKRSTLISFICGAESAKEGPVLIHDDLDRCTYFVNWYTDLACERRINCFVDTWEHRIDLSPLIKASGNYETSNPDNPKEKFYLNVCRPLNPIAGLNCQPGSSACLYSPTLETKILSLGHPDVTPTYIYNDGVQIMYTHGSTCTSNQDYSISSRIHFICDVSAGMGNPVFKNRTHDCQYQFEWRTSLVCEKSVTKPDTGPVCQIKFDAAKANIDLTPLQRKIGYSVKFGNKIYKINICGPVCQESGVCTSDGDSYGLINKSELKWDYDQLKLTYYGGTSCVGALSGHKTTSIYFECDMSAGFGYPVADDLMESLDCLAVFRWKTNITCIEAIYNNGNTDMVLDATEKPAVHNTGTTDIVPGVKERPSITDDNMDNVKNDSGTSNPQKSKVMKPFSATSAVIASVLVISGIVFVAVLILFKSERGQHVVASARRLFGIRGYTNIGQPRSENSTLLGTTSSVRVFRVDDSDDDLLRV encoded by the exons ATGTATCTCAGAGTGGTGTTCCTGGCTgtgtacctgggtattagtggtgtgtacagtgtaagTGACCTGTGTCAGGTCACTGATGGTGCACAGCTGTATGATGTGAGTGAACTGGCTGACAGAGACTATTGGAAGGTGACGGAAACTTTGCATACTGGTATTGATGAGAGGAGAGTGTTCTATCTGTCCCTGTGTCATGGACTGAGGAATGCACCTAGTGTATGTGCTGGAAATGCTACAGGGGTGTGTGTGGTCAAGCATGAAGGTGGAAATAACACACAGCCACAGGTGGTTGTCAGTAACGCAGGACAGCTGCCCACCACAGGGATAAGAGTGGCTGAAGAAGGCTGGCTGGAATATGCTTATGATAGTGGTCAACCATGCCCCCATAGAGGTGGTGGGAAGACGTACAAGACCTCAGTCAACCTCATCTGTCCCTCTGATGTCCATTATGGAGCATCTGGACCAGTGTTCATGAGCTCCAGAGGATGTGACTTCCTCTTCGCCTGGATGACCAAGGCTGCCTGTCCTAAGAAACTGGATGCTCAGGACCCTACTTCTTGTACTGTCAAATTTTCCAATTCAGATCAAGTACTTAACCTTCATGCGCTACACTCTTCCAGTTTTTACACTGTTAAACGAGCAGAGTCTACATACGAGATAAATATCTGTGGTGCTGTTACCAATGGCAGTTGTGGAAGGGGAGATGCAACCATATGTAATGTGAAAAATGGTAGCAACCCTGTTGTTCTAGGTACAACAAAGAATATGAACCTGGAATGGGAAGAAGAGAGACTAATTCTTTTTTATAAACAAGAGGGCCACTCTGTTGAAATTGAACTTTACTGTGATAGATCCAGAACCACACCTCATATTTATTTTGTCTCTTCAAATGAGAGCACGACAATATTCAGCCTCAAGACTTTCGCAGTGTGTGCGCCAAAGCCTCCTGAATGTGTCGTGGAGGACGATGATGGCAATGTCTTTGATCTACGACCCTTGTACAAATCGCAGGGGAACTGGGAAGTTTTGGATACCCGGCGTGAAAATAAG AATGACATGTACCACATCAATATTTGTGGAGAGGTGAATGAAGGGACCTTCTATCACTGTCCTTTGGGCCCTGCATTTGCATGTCAGACCAGTGTAGGAAGGGAGGCCTCTTACAACCTTGGCTTCATTGCTTCTCACCCATATGTAAACAAAGATGGATCAATTACAGTTTTGTATACAG GTGGTGACACGTGTAAAAATGGACAACATACTCGCTCAACTCGAATCAACTTGGTGTGTAACCCAGTTGAACATCATCCTATGCTAGTGGAGGAAACCGAAACTTGTGAATATGTGTTTAACTGGCTGACACCAGTTGCTTGCCCACGCCACGTGAGGAAAGGTAGTGCCTGTCAAGTTGTAGATCCACTGTATGAGAATTTATATGACCTGAACCCATTAAGAAATGAAAATAAGGATTACAACATCACAGATGGTGAACACAATTACTTGGTAAATTTGTGTGGGCCACTTGTAACATCATGCAAGGGAGGTACTTCAGGAATATGTCAAATCAAAGGAGATGAGGAATATAGTGCTGGACTAGCAACTTCTAATGTAACATTTAATGATGGCACTCTGACAATGAACTTTGCCAATGGATCAGGAGGATGTgaaggtgataacacaaggtcGACACAGATTATTTTTCTTTGTGATCAAGAGGAAAATGGTAGGGATGGGCCTCATTTTCTGCATGAAACCTCTTGCACATATTACTTTTTGTGGCGTACTAGACATGCTTGCCCACCCTTCCGTGTTGTAGATTGTAGTGTGTTTACTAGTGATGGAATGGTATATGACCTCAATGAGCTATCATCACCCAATATGAATGAAGAGTACTTTAATCCTGGTGACTCCAGAAAGTTTGTACTAAATGTTTGCAGATCTATAGTGCACAGCAAGAGCAGTAGGTGTCCTTATAATGCTGCAGCTTGTGTTATTGACCTTAAGCATGAAAACAAATCAGTGAATATTGGTGAAGTTCACAGTGGTCCCTATTTGGAAGATGGCAATTTGAAATTAAAGTATACAGGAGGTGAATTTTGTGGAAATAGCTCTAAGAGGTATGAAACAGTAATTGAGTTCAAGTGTGACAAAGATGAGCTCTATCCTTACCCACAACTCATTGGTGAAGAGAATTGTAAATACCTTTTTGAATGGAAAACCTCTGTTGCATGCCCAGTATCAACAgaaactactactacatcagaaATAAATGCAGAAAATTGCACAGTTTCCAATTCTTATACCGGTTACAACTTCGATCTTAACTCATTAAAGAGAGATACTGGGTATGAAGTACAAGATAGTGAGGGTCTCCATCTTGTCCtgaatgtttgtgcagaagtcagccaagaaaaatgctcaaaGAAAGGTGCAGCAGCTTGTAGTTTCATGCATAACAGTGAAACTAACATAGTAAATGCTGGCCAGGCTAATGCCAATCTTCACTTCCTTCCAGGTTTTCTTTTCCTTCACTACACAGGGGGTGACGAGTGCAGCAATGCTACAAAGCGGTCTACATTAATCAGCTTTATCTGTGGAGCTGAGAGTGCCAAAGAGGGCCCAGTATTGATACATGACGACTTGGATCGGTGCACATATTTTGTCAACTGGTACACAGATCTAGCTTGTGAAAGAAGGATAAACTGTTTTGTTGATACTTGGGAACATCGTATTGATCTCTCCCCCCTAATTAAGGCTTCAGGAAATTATGAAACGTCAAACCCAGATAATCCAAAGGAAAAATTTTATTTGAATGTTTGCAGACCTCTCAATCCTATAGCTGGCCTAAATTGTCAACCAGGTTCCAGTGCTTGTCTCTATAGTCCAACTCTGGAAACGAAGATTTTAAGTCTAGGTCATCCAGATGTGACACCTACATACATTTACAATGATGGAGTACAAATTATGTATACACATGGTTCCACCTGCACTTCCAACCAAGACTACAGCATTTCATCTCGCATTCACTTCATCTGTGATGTATCAGCTGGCATG GGAAACCCAGTTTTCAAGAATAGAACTCATGATTGCCAGTACCAGTTTGAGTGGCGAACAAGTCTTGTCTGCGAAAAATCTGTCACTAAACCAGATACAGGTCCTGTGTGTCAAATTAAGTTTGATGCTGCAAAAGCCAATATTGATTTGACACCCCTTCAGCGAAAAATAGGCTATTCAGTTAAATTTGGaaacaaaatatataaaataaatatttgtGGTCCTGTTTGCCAAGAATCTGGTGTTTGCACCTCTGATGGAGATAGTTATGGGCTAATTAATAAATCTGAATTGAAATGGGACTACGATCAGCTCAAGCTCACATATTACGGAGGAACCTCCTGTGTTGGTGCACTCTCAGGTCATAAGACCACTTCTATATACTTTGAATGTGACATGAGTGCTGGCTTTGGTTATCCAGTTGCTGATGATTTAATGGAAAGCCTGGACTGCTTAGCTGTATTCCGCTGGAAAACAAATATAACTTGCATTGAGGCCATCTATAATAATGGGAATACCGACATGGTACTGGATGCCACAGAAAAGCCAGCTGTCCACAATACTGGGACTACTGACATAGTACCAGGTGTCAAAGAGAGGCCATCAATTACTGATGACAATATGGACAATGTCAAAAATGATAGTGGTACTTCAAACCCACAAAAAAGTAAAGTTATGAAGCCATTCTCTGCAACATCTGCTGTTATTGCCAGTGTACTTGTCATCTCTGGCATTGTTTTTGTGGCGGTGCTGATACTTTTCAAGTCGGAGAGAGGGCAACATGTGGTGGCTTCAGCTCGAAGGCTCTTCGGAATCAGAGGGTACACGAACATTGGCCAGCCACGGTCTGAAAACTCAACACTTCTAGGAACCACCAGCTCTGTTAGAGTGTttagagttgatgatagcgatGATGATCTCCTCAGAGTGTAG
- the Lerp gene encoding cation-independent mannose-6-phosphate receptor isoform X2, which translates to MYLRVVFLAVYLGISGVYSVSDLCQVTDGAQLYDVSELADRDYWKVTETLHTGIDERRVFYLSLCHGLRNAPSVCAGNATGVCVVKHEGGNNTQPQVVVSNAGQLPTTGIRVAEEGWLEYAYDSGQPCPHRGGGKTYKTSVNLICPSDVHYGASGPVFMSSRGCDFLFAWMTKAACPKKLDAQDPTSCTVKFSNSDQVLNLHALHSSSFYTVKRAESTYEINICGAVTNGSCGRGDATICNVKNGSNPVVLGTTKNMNLEWEEERLILFYKQEGHSVEIELYCDRSRTTPHIYFVSSNESTTIFSLKTFAVCAPKPPECVVEDDDGNVFDLRPLYKSQGNWEVLDTRRENKNDMYHINICGEVNEGTFYHCPLGPAFACQTSVGREASYNLGFIASHPYVNKDGSITVLYTGGDTCKNGQHTRSTRINLVCNPVEHHPMLVEETETCEYVFNWLTPVACPRHVRKGSACQVVDPLYENLYDLNPLRNENKDYNITDGEHNYLVNLCGPLVTSCKGGTSGICQIKGDEEYSAGLATSNVTFNDGTLTMNFANGSGGCEGDNTRSTQIIFLCDQEENGRDGPHFLHETSCTYYFLWRTRHACPPFRVVDCSVFTSDGMVYDLNELSSPNMNEEYFNPGDSRKFVLNVCRSIVHSKSSRCPYNAAACVIDLKHENKSVNIGEVHSGPYLEDGNLKLKYTGGEFCGNSSKRYETVIEFKCDKDELYPYPQLIGEENCKYLFEWKTSVACPVSTETTTTSEINAENCTVSNSYTGYNFDLNSLKRDTGYEVQDSEGLHLVLNVCAEVSQEKCSKKGAAACSFMHNSETNIVNAGQANANLHFLPGFLFLHYTGGDECSNATKRSTLISFICGAESAKEGPVLIHDDLDRCTYFVNWYTDLACERRINCFVDTWEHRIDLSPLIKASGNYETSNPDNPKEKFYLNVCRPLNPIAGLNCQPGSSACLYSPTLETKILSLGHPDVTPTYIYNDGVQIMYTHGSTCTSNQDYSISSRIHFICDVSAGMGNPVFKNRTHDCQYQFEWRTSLVCEKSVTKPDTGPVCQIKFDAAKANIDLTPLQRKIGYSVKFGNKIYKINICGPVCQESGVCTSDGDSYGLINKSELKWDYDQLKLTYYGGTSCVGALSGHKTTSIYFECDMSAGFGYPVADDLMESLDCLAVFRWKTNITCIEAIYNNGNTDMVLDATEKPAVHNTGTTDIVPGVKERPSITDDNMDNVKNDSGTSNPQKSKVMKPFSATSAVIASVLVISGIVFVAVLILFKSERGQHVVASARRLFGIRGYTNIGQPRDTTLLLDDVS; encoded by the exons ATGTATCTCAGAGTGGTGTTCCTGGCTgtgtacctgggtattagtggtgtgtacagtgtaagTGACCTGTGTCAGGTCACTGATGGTGCACAGCTGTATGATGTGAGTGAACTGGCTGACAGAGACTATTGGAAGGTGACGGAAACTTTGCATACTGGTATTGATGAGAGGAGAGTGTTCTATCTGTCCCTGTGTCATGGACTGAGGAATGCACCTAGTGTATGTGCTGGAAATGCTACAGGGGTGTGTGTGGTCAAGCATGAAGGTGGAAATAACACACAGCCACAGGTGGTTGTCAGTAACGCAGGACAGCTGCCCACCACAGGGATAAGAGTGGCTGAAGAAGGCTGGCTGGAATATGCTTATGATAGTGGTCAACCATGCCCCCATAGAGGTGGTGGGAAGACGTACAAGACCTCAGTCAACCTCATCTGTCCCTCTGATGTCCATTATGGAGCATCTGGACCAGTGTTCATGAGCTCCAGAGGATGTGACTTCCTCTTCGCCTGGATGACCAAGGCTGCCTGTCCTAAGAAACTGGATGCTCAGGACCCTACTTCTTGTACTGTCAAATTTTCCAATTCAGATCAAGTACTTAACCTTCATGCGCTACACTCTTCCAGTTTTTACACTGTTAAACGAGCAGAGTCTACATACGAGATAAATATCTGTGGTGCTGTTACCAATGGCAGTTGTGGAAGGGGAGATGCAACCATATGTAATGTGAAAAATGGTAGCAACCCTGTTGTTCTAGGTACAACAAAGAATATGAACCTGGAATGGGAAGAAGAGAGACTAATTCTTTTTTATAAACAAGAGGGCCACTCTGTTGAAATTGAACTTTACTGTGATAGATCCAGAACCACACCTCATATTTATTTTGTCTCTTCAAATGAGAGCACGACAATATTCAGCCTCAAGACTTTCGCAGTGTGTGCGCCAAAGCCTCCTGAATGTGTCGTGGAGGACGATGATGGCAATGTCTTTGATCTACGACCCTTGTACAAATCGCAGGGGAACTGGGAAGTTTTGGATACCCGGCGTGAAAATAAG AATGACATGTACCACATCAATATTTGTGGAGAGGTGAATGAAGGGACCTTCTATCACTGTCCTTTGGGCCCTGCATTTGCATGTCAGACCAGTGTAGGAAGGGAGGCCTCTTACAACCTTGGCTTCATTGCTTCTCACCCATATGTAAACAAAGATGGATCAATTACAGTTTTGTATACAG GTGGTGACACGTGTAAAAATGGACAACATACTCGCTCAACTCGAATCAACTTGGTGTGTAACCCAGTTGAACATCATCCTATGCTAGTGGAGGAAACCGAAACTTGTGAATATGTGTTTAACTGGCTGACACCAGTTGCTTGCCCACGCCACGTGAGGAAAGGTAGTGCCTGTCAAGTTGTAGATCCACTGTATGAGAATTTATATGACCTGAACCCATTAAGAAATGAAAATAAGGATTACAACATCACAGATGGTGAACACAATTACTTGGTAAATTTGTGTGGGCCACTTGTAACATCATGCAAGGGAGGTACTTCAGGAATATGTCAAATCAAAGGAGATGAGGAATATAGTGCTGGACTAGCAACTTCTAATGTAACATTTAATGATGGCACTCTGACAATGAACTTTGCCAATGGATCAGGAGGATGTgaaggtgataacacaaggtcGACACAGATTATTTTTCTTTGTGATCAAGAGGAAAATGGTAGGGATGGGCCTCATTTTCTGCATGAAACCTCTTGCACATATTACTTTTTGTGGCGTACTAGACATGCTTGCCCACCCTTCCGTGTTGTAGATTGTAGTGTGTTTACTAGTGATGGAATGGTATATGACCTCAATGAGCTATCATCACCCAATATGAATGAAGAGTACTTTAATCCTGGTGACTCCAGAAAGTTTGTACTAAATGTTTGCAGATCTATAGTGCACAGCAAGAGCAGTAGGTGTCCTTATAATGCTGCAGCTTGTGTTATTGACCTTAAGCATGAAAACAAATCAGTGAATATTGGTGAAGTTCACAGTGGTCCCTATTTGGAAGATGGCAATTTGAAATTAAAGTATACAGGAGGTGAATTTTGTGGAAATAGCTCTAAGAGGTATGAAACAGTAATTGAGTTCAAGTGTGACAAAGATGAGCTCTATCCTTACCCACAACTCATTGGTGAAGAGAATTGTAAATACCTTTTTGAATGGAAAACCTCTGTTGCATGCCCAGTATCAACAgaaactactactacatcagaaATAAATGCAGAAAATTGCACAGTTTCCAATTCTTATACCGGTTACAACTTCGATCTTAACTCATTAAAGAGAGATACTGGGTATGAAGTACAAGATAGTGAGGGTCTCCATCTTGTCCtgaatgtttgtgcagaagtcagccaagaaaaatgctcaaaGAAAGGTGCAGCAGCTTGTAGTTTCATGCATAACAGTGAAACTAACATAGTAAATGCTGGCCAGGCTAATGCCAATCTTCACTTCCTTCCAGGTTTTCTTTTCCTTCACTACACAGGGGGTGACGAGTGCAGCAATGCTACAAAGCGGTCTACATTAATCAGCTTTATCTGTGGAGCTGAGAGTGCCAAAGAGGGCCCAGTATTGATACATGACGACTTGGATCGGTGCACATATTTTGTCAACTGGTACACAGATCTAGCTTGTGAAAGAAGGATAAACTGTTTTGTTGATACTTGGGAACATCGTATTGATCTCTCCCCCCTAATTAAGGCTTCAGGAAATTATGAAACGTCAAACCCAGATAATCCAAAGGAAAAATTTTATTTGAATGTTTGCAGACCTCTCAATCCTATAGCTGGCCTAAATTGTCAACCAGGTTCCAGTGCTTGTCTCTATAGTCCAACTCTGGAAACGAAGATTTTAAGTCTAGGTCATCCAGATGTGACACCTACATACATTTACAATGATGGAGTACAAATTATGTATACACATGGTTCCACCTGCACTTCCAACCAAGACTACAGCATTTCATCTCGCATTCACTTCATCTGTGATGTATCAGCTGGCATG GGAAACCCAGTTTTCAAGAATAGAACTCATGATTGCCAGTACCAGTTTGAGTGGCGAACAAGTCTTGTCTGCGAAAAATCTGTCACTAAACCAGATACAGGTCCTGTGTGTCAAATTAAGTTTGATGCTGCAAAAGCCAATATTGATTTGACACCCCTTCAGCGAAAAATAGGCTATTCAGTTAAATTTGGaaacaaaatatataaaataaatatttgtGGTCCTGTTTGCCAAGAATCTGGTGTTTGCACCTCTGATGGAGATAGTTATGGGCTAATTAATAAATCTGAATTGAAATGGGACTACGATCAGCTCAAGCTCACATATTACGGAGGAACCTCCTGTGTTGGTGCACTCTCAGGTCATAAGACCACTTCTATATACTTTGAATGTGACATGAGTGCTGGCTTTGGTTATCCAGTTGCTGATGATTTAATGGAAAGCCTGGACTGCTTAGCTGTATTCCGCTGGAAAACAAATATAACTTGCATTGAGGCCATCTATAATAATGGGAATACCGACATGGTACTGGATGCCACAGAAAAGCCAGCTGTCCACAATACTGGGACTACTGACATAGTACCAGGTGTCAAAGAGAGGCCATCAATTACTGATGACAATATGGACAATGTCAAAAATGATAGTGGTACTTCAAACCCACAAAAAAGTAAAGTTATGAAGCCATTCTCTGCAACATCTGCTGTTATTGCCAGTGTACTTGTCATCTCTGGCATTGTTTTTGTGGCGGTGCTGATACTTTTCAAGTCGGAGAGAGGGCAACATGTGGTGGCTTCAGCTCGAAGGCTCTTCGGAATCAGAGGGTACACGAACATTGGCCAGCCACG